A portion of the Acanthopagrus latus isolate v.2019 chromosome 21, fAcaLat1.1, whole genome shotgun sequence genome contains these proteins:
- the pecr gene encoding peroxisomal trans-2-enoyl-CoA reductase yields MAASSVFRPGLFNHKVAIVTGGGTGIGKAISAELLELGCSVVISSRKVERLEAAAQELRQKIPPSSPACVTPLPCNIRNEDEVKTLVSSVLKRHGRIDFLVNNGGGQFTSPAEHMTSKGWKAVIDTNLTGTFHCCKEVYTAWMKQHGGVIVNIIADMWKGFPGMAHTGAARSAVDNLTKSLAIEWASSGVRVNSIAPGTIFSKTAMENYKEFGPQLFKMSVPLSPARRLGVPEEISSAVCFMLSPAASYISGATLRVDAGQSLYHSAWDIPDHSAWPEAPEGENLDALRELLKPQSKL; encoded by the exons ATGGCGGCGTCCAGTGTTTTCAGACCTGGCTTGTTCAACCATAAAGTTGCAATAGTGACGGGTGGAGGGACGGGTATCGGTAAAGCTATCTCTgcggagctgctggagctgg GTTGCAGTGTGGTGATCTCCAGCAGAAAGGTGGAGAGGTTGGAGGCAGCAGCTCAGGAGCTGAGACAAAAAATCCCTCCCTCCAGCCCTGCGTGCGTCACTCCCCTACCGTGTAACATCCGAAATGAGGATGAG GTGAAGACCCTTGTGTCATCGGTGCTGAAGCGGCATGGCAGGATAGACTTCCTGGTGAACAATGGAGGAGGTCAGTTCACCAGCCCGGCGGAGCACATGACATCTAAAGGCTGGAAAGCTGTGATAGACACCAACCTGACTGGAACCTTCCACTGCTGCAAGGAGG TCTACACCGCGTGGATGAAACAGCACGGGGGGGTGATCGTCAACATCATCGCCGACATGTGGAAAGGCTTCCCAGGCATGGC TCACACAGGAGCAGCGAGGTCAGCAGTGGACAACTTGACAAAGAGTCTGGCCATCGAGTGGGCTTCCTCAGGAGTCCGAGTCAACTCTATTGCACCT GGCACAATATTTTCCAAAACTGCCATGGAGAATTACAAGGAGTTCGGGCCACAGCTCTTCAAGATGTCTGTTCCCCTCAGCCCTGCAAGGAGGCTGGGAGTACCAGAGGAG ATCTCATCAGCAGTGTGTTTCATGCTCTCCCCCGCTGCCTCCTACATTTCCGGAGCCACTCTGAGAGTTGATGCAGGACAGAGTCTGTACCACTCCGCGTGGGATATACCTG atcACAGTGCGTGGCCTGAAGCTCCAGAGGGAGAGAACCTGGACGCTCTGAGGGAACTGCTCAAACCACAAAGCAAACTCTGA
- the ndufb3 gene encoding NADH dehydrogenase [ubiquinone] 1 beta subcomplex subunit 3, giving the protein MSKRTLWYFVPNAFPSYAVKQPQLSQIRSSSRGHNKPLSMGGDHGHGKMSMPDWQQWKTAGTPLETTQQRLAARGLKDPWARNEAWRYSGGFARPVTFSEVLLRGFKWGFAAFTVALAVEYAMFPPKKGGHH; this is encoded by the exons ATGTCAAAACGCACGCTTTGGTATTTTGTCCCGAATGCTTTTCCGTCGTATGCCGTAAAACAACCTCAACTGTCGCAAATCCGGTCTAGCAGCAGAGGTCACAACAAACCACTCAG CATGGGAGGTGACCACGGCCACGGCAAGATGTCCATGCCAGACTGGCAGCAGTGGAAGACGGCGGGGACACCACTggagacaacacaacagaggcTGGCAGCCAGGGGCCTCAAGGACCCCTGGGCACG GAACGAGGCGTGGAGATACTCGGGTGGCTTCGCTCGTCCTGTCACTTTCTCCGAGGTGCTGCTGAGAGGCTTCAAGTGGGGCTTTGCTGCTTTTACTGTTGCTCTGGCCGTAGAGTACGCCATGTTCCCACCCAAGAAGGGTggccatcattaa
- the LOC119011643 gene encoding UDP-glucuronosyltransferase 1A1-like, whose protein sequence is MWKAAVFAFLLLNMFMQVNGAVDTTRKSAAENSRPVKNVKTEVGEGSNTIPASGTASPGFLGKLLVVPMDGSHWVGVKALAQEMGRRGHRVTVVIPEVSVRMGPGKHYETVTYPVPYDKAYIDSVMASHMDVLKKSAQSFTEKIKSRFAQIQKITGLIHTGAESLLFNDSLISHLAQQDFDAVLTDPMVPTGSLIARKLGLPTINLLRGIPCSMDVKSAGCPSPPSYVPRFFTGYTDRMSFKERTINTLVAFLEPLMCRLLYWHFDNIAYQFLGEEVGIAEVLSESAIWLMRTDPILEFPRPLMPNMVPVGGINCNVRNPLPEDLASWVSGEHGFIVFTLGTMVSEMPEETTSVFLEAFRQIPQKVIWRYTGQVPGGVPENVKIMEWVPQNDLLAHPGARAFITHAGSHGLFEGLCHAVPMVMVPISGDQPDNAQKMASKGVGVVLDIVSITTESLLQALNDVLSDTRYKVNIQKLSALHNDRQTDPLELSVYWTEFVMRHKGAKHLRSAVHDLNWIQYFCLDVIVLLTTVVLIFVILTVKCLKLCLRKLGRKRKQD, encoded by the exons ATGTGGAAAGCAGCAGTGTTTGCGTTCCTGCTGCTAAACATGTTTATGCAGGTGAATGGTGCTGTGGATACGACGAGGAAGTCCGCGGCAGAAAACTCCAGGCCAGTGAAGAATGTGAAGACAGAAGTGGGTGAAGGTTCCAACACCATTCCTGCAAGTGGCACTGCGTCTCCCGGTTTCTTGGGTAAATTGCTGGTGGTACCCATGGATGGGAGTCACTGGGTGGGCGTGAAGGCCCTCGCACAAGAAATGGGTCGACGTGGACACCGGGTCACGGTTGTGATACCAGAGGTCAGCGTGCGGATGGGTCCAGGGAAACACTACGAGACTGTGACCTACCCTGTTCCTTATGACAAGGCTTATATTGATTCTGTCATGGCCTCACACATGGATGTGTTGAAAAAATCAGCGCAGTCTTTCACAGAGAAGATAAAAAGTCGATTCGCACAAATCCAGAAGATCACAGGCTTAATCCATACTGGTGCTGAAAGTCTACTGTTCAATGACAGTCTCATCTCACATCTGGCACAGCAG GACTTTGACGCCGTCCTAACAGACCCCATGGTGCCCACAGGCTCATTAATAGCTCGGAAATTAG GTCTCCCCACTATTAATCTCCTGAGGGGAATTCCTTGTTCCATGGATGTGAAGTCCGCGGGCTGCCCCTCGCCGCCCTCATACGTGCCTCGCTTCTTCACCGGGTACACGGATAGAATGAGCTTCAAGGAGAGGACTATCAACACTTTG GTGGCTTTCCTGGAGCCACTGATGTGCCGACTGCTGTACTGGCACTTTGACAACATAGCCTATCAGTTCCTGGGAGAGGAGGTGGGCATAGCTGAAGTGCTGTCCGAGTCTGCTATCTGGCTGATGAG GACTGACCCCATACTGGAGTTCCCACGCCCTCTCATGCCCAATATGGTGCCTGTTGGTGGAATCAACTGCAACGTGAGAAATCCTCTTCCCGAG gacTTGGCGTCCTGGGTGTCAGGAGAGCATGGGTTCATAGTGTTCACTCTGGGCACCATGGTGTCAGAAATGCCTGAAGAAACGACTTCCGTCTTCCTGGAAGCCTTCAGACAGATTCCACAGAAG GTAATATGGAGGTACACTGGACAGGTTCCAGGCGGTGTCCCAGAAAATGTGAAGATAATGGAATGGGTGCCTCAGAACGACCTGCTGG CACATCCTGGAGCTCGGGCTTTCATCACCCATGCCGGCTCACACGGTCTCTTTGAGGGACTGTGCCACGCTGTTCCCATGGTGATGGTGCCGATCTCGGGGGACCAGCCGGACAACGCACAGAAGATGGCTAGCAAAGGTGTGGGAGTGGTGTTGGACATTGTTTCCATCACTACAGAGAGCCTTCTTCAGGCACTGAACGACGTCTTGAGTGACACCAG GTACAAAGTGAACATTCAGAAGCTGTCAGCTCTCCATAACGACCGTCAAACTGATCCACTTGAGCTTTCTGTGTACTGGACAGAATTTGTGATGCGGCACAAAGGAGCAAAACATCTCCGATCTGCTGTCCACGACCTCAACTGGATCCAGTACTTCTGTCTGGATGTAATAGTGCTGCTGACTACTGTAGTCCTGATTTTTGTGATACTGACGGTAAAATGCTTGAAGCTATGCCTCCGGAAACTGGGCAGGAAGCGGAAGCAGGATTGA